In Oryza brachyantha chromosome 1, ObraRS2, whole genome shotgun sequence, the following are encoded in one genomic region:
- the LOC102702331 gene encoding GTP-binding protein At2g22870 — MLLHHRLLPRLLLSPSAPVTASLFPTRRILSPCCCSALSQVAAPQTIDHSDDDEPQGEVQVQLPLDRLFLPPGASVSAGDAEAVTARVLKGSNIVLGPYARGDANVIAADFVKSSVRPDDCPRDGLPEFALVGRSNVGKSSLLNSLVRRKRLALTSKKPGKTQCINHFKVNDSWYLVDLPGYGYAAAPQEARTNWDEFTRNYFLSRESLVSVFLLIDASIPAKKIDLDYASWLGQNKVPMTLVFTKCDKRKKKKNGGKRPEENVENFQSLIREYFEAAPPWIMTSSVTNQGRDEILLHMSQLRNYWLKH, encoded by the exons atgctcctccaccaccgcctccttcctcgcctcctcctttCCCCCTCGGCCCCTGTAACCGCCTCCCTCTTTCCGACCCGCCGCATCCTCTCgccttgctgctgctccgcGCTCTCCCAAGTGGCGGCGCCACAAACCATCGACcactccgacgacgacgagccccAGGGGGAGGTGCAGGTGCAGCTACCTCTCGACCGGCTCTTCCTGCCGCCCGGGGCAAGCGTGTCCGCCGGGGACGCGGAGGCGGTCACCGCGCGGGTCCTCAAGGGCTCCAACATCGTGCTGGGCCCGTACGCGCGCGGCGACGCAAACGTGATCGCTGCGGACTTCGTGAAGAGCAGCGTGCGCCCTGATGACTGCCCCAGGGACGGGCTACCGGAGTTCGCGCTTGTTGGTCGGTCCAACGTCGGCAAATCGTCGCTGCTTAACTCACTCGTCCGGCGGAAGCGCCTCGCGCTCACTTCCAAAAAGCCTG GGAAGACTCAATGTATCAACCATTTCAAAGTAAACGACAGTTGGTACCTTGTTGATTTGCCTGGTTATGG ATATGCTGCTGCACCACAAGAAGCTCGTACGAATTGGGATGAATTTACTAGAAATTACTTCCTCAGCAGGGAGAGTTTGGTGTCAGTTTTTCTCCTTATAGATGCAAGTATTCCTGCTAAGAAGATTGATCTTGACTATGCTAGTTGGCTTGGTCAAAACAAG GTCCCCATGACGCTAGTGTTCACAAAATGTGACAAgcgcaagaagaagaagaacggTGGCAAGAGACCGGAAGAAAATGTAGAGAACTTCCAGAGCTTGATCCGTGAATATTTTGAGGCAGCACCCCCTTGGATCATGACAAGCAGTGTCACCAACCAAGGCCGAGACGAGATACTTCTGCACATGTCTCAGCTCAGAAACTATTGGCTCAAGCATTAA
- the LOC102702611 gene encoding transcription repressor OFP2-like, which produces MDGSGGGCKKLKHRLAAILSVFTRRAGGRKRRDEEGAPPTPPPPLAFPSYSRVGGVGGGKKVAAGKHERRLSLSMPRPPPLVHITIDCAGRRSVDAADPSLLAPLDVDARKVERRLTETGLPYETGEWEGRKCPPSTPFFAPPLPPLTRWKERASVSSRRLSTHSSRRLMSSSSSDDEYDEDSRNLFSSRSFSSDSSDFYNCPRKNTRARASVSGPCRAPPPPSRRGTSQSCRYSFELPRGSTASAATDGGFAVVKRSSDPYEDFRKSMEEMIAEGAACGDGDGELSAERLLETYLVLNSPRHYPAILTAFADVRETLFP; this is translated from the coding sequence ATggacggctccggcggcgggtgCAAGAAGCTGAAGCACAGGCTCGCTGCCATCCTCTCGGTCTTCACCAGGCGCGCGGGCGGCAGGAAGCGCCGCGACGAGGAAGGGgctccgccgacgccgccgcctccgctggCATTCCCATCTTACTCCCGCGTCGGAGGTGTAGGCGGCGGCAAGAAGGTGGCTGCGGGGAAGCACGAGCGCCGGCTGTCCTTGTCGATGCCGCGCCCGCCACCGCTGGTCCACATCACCATCGactgcgccggccgccgctccgTCGACGCGGCGGACCCGTCCCTCCTCGCGCCGCTTGACGTGGACGCCAGGAAGGTGGAGAGGCGGCTCACGGAGACGGGGCTCCCGTACGAGACCGGCGAGTGGGAAGGTCGCAAGTGCCCGCCCTCCACGCCTTtcttcgcgccgccgctgccgccgctgacGAGATGGAAGGAGCGGGCGAGCGTCTCGTCGCGCAGGCTCTCGACGCATTCGTCGCGGAGGCTGATGAGCAGCTCGTCCTCCGACGACGAGTACGACGAGGACTCGAGGAACCTCTTCTCCTCGAGGAGCTTCTCCTCCGACTCGTCGGACTTCTACAACTGCCCGCGCAAGAACACCAGGGCACGCGCCTCCGTGTCCGGCccgtgccgcgcgccgccaccgccatcgcGTCGCGGCACGTCGCAGAGCTGCCGGTACAGCTTCGAGCTGCCGCGCGGCTCGACGGCTTCTGCCGCCACGGACGGCGGGTTCGCGGTGGTGAAGCGGTCGTCCGACCCCTACGAGGATTTCCGCAAATCAATGGAGGAGATGATCGCCGAGGGGGCggcgtgcggcgacggcgacggggagcTCAGCGCGGAGCGGCTGCTGGAGACTTACCTCGTGCTGAACTCGCCGCGGCATTACCCCGCGATCCTCACGGCGTTCGCCGACGTGCGGGAGACGCTCTTCCCCTGA